The genomic segment ctgctagagcgccccctggagagcggaggccgtaaaaatccataagtacgctccagagtagacacaagataatgtcatcaacatcgactgcctttggcttaaaagctgcatcatatgcatttattttgtcccccatgatgacggtttgtgtataaaggcttcctttcagtaatgtccgtcttgatcgcgtgatgcgcgaaatgtaaacaaaaactagcacgtcttcttcggcgcattatctcttcttcgcctgtctcgctcttgcttccggctagagcgccccctggagaccggaggccgtaaaaatccataagtacgctccagagtagacacaagataatgtcatcaacatcgactgcctttggcttaaaagcggcatcatatgcatttcttttgtcccccatgatgacggtttgtttataaaggcttcctttcagtaatgtccgtcttgatcgcgtgatgcgcgaaatgtaaacaaaaactagcacgtcttcttcggcgcattgtctcttcttcgcctgtctcgctcttgcttcttgctagagcgcctcctggaggccggaggccgtaaaaatccataagtacgccgcgccgccgtttaaggttcaaaataaccttctgaataaaatccattaaaagttcacattcattacaacctgtttttggtgagcaaaatgtcagaagaattgaatttaaatgctgattgattgggtgttaatacaatgcagattacttcactggtttcttttatatcaaacaagttgttatcaaacaacttgtttgatttaaaagaaaccagtgaagtgattaaaaaaaggaaaaacaagatgaacttagtacaattacaatgcagattgtccaaacagcgccactgctttgtgtaatctctgagtgatatggcagagtaagagaaagggtttagagcacaggtgtcaaactcaaggcccgggggccagatacggcccaccacatcattctatgtggcccgcgaagacaaattgtgcatcaaattcgtgtgtcattactagaattgcaaattgtcttcacttttaataatagctttttttaaaaatatttgaccagtttttactcgtctgatttgaaaacgagttatttgtcagtttgttttgtagcttttactgtagtgttaagagtaaaagtgatcaagtcatcacaaagcgtagcgtgtggcactgttgcgctattttcgggaatgtctgctgtacgcgcacttgctccttttttttctgctcctcttatttatttatttatcgttgtgttatttattcattatttattcagcacgcttttgttatacttgtttacttgtttacttgtttgtctgttgtgagccatgtcttgtcaccgtgggataggggggaacgaaatttcggtttctttgtgtgtctttggcatgtggagaaattgacaataaagctgactttgactttgaaaaaaaaaaaaaaaaaaaaaaaaatcacgaaaaaaatcttatataagccgcacctgactataagccgcagggtccaaaattttggaaaaaagtcgcggcttatagtccggcaattacggtaaactctaatttattttgaaaataagtGAAACAAATCAACGATTGGGTATTATTTATCTATATAAAAAAGCATAATTCAGTAATTTAAATGCCTATTTTAATTTACTAAAAACAAAATCTAAAAGTTTTAGTCCAAGTTTTCCTTGAAAtttgaattacatttttttaatggagtcattgtttttaaaggagatgggttttttttttgtcccagaaTTTAGGAATTCCTTCTTGATAAAATGACTTTCTTGTAAATACAGTACAAAGTATAACAACACAATGACTTTCCACTTGTTCCTCTTGTTCAAATCGCACTGTTTTGTGGAACCTCTTTATCTGATTCACATGCCAAGTATGGCTTTTGCTACCATGACAACCGGTGGTGGAGTTAGGACATGAGAAGAAGCGGGCCTACTCAGTGTTTCCAACAAAGCGACTTTGTTGCTATATTTAGCAACTTTTCCAACCTCATGAGTGACTTCTTGAAAATCAAAAAAAGTGATGAATGTGGGGACTTTTTGTGGTCTTATTGGAGATTTCGGGAGAGTGAGCAGGAGACGTTCACTGCTTTCTGTTCGGACTGCAGAAGTTACGTGCAGGAAAACCCTAATAGTAAACCCCTTTGGTTTAATGTAAAAAAGTAAGAAAGTGCTAGAATGTAAATTTTACGTTTGCGGATGGCATAAAGCATTCCTTTTTGTTAACAGTTGCTCTCTTCTCTCCAGCATCAAGTATCCTCTCATCACCATCAAAGAAAGGTCAAAAGGGCACCCTGGTGGGTTACTCACCTGAAGGGACTCCTTTGTACAACTTTATGGGTGATGCCTTGCAACACACTTCGCAGTCCCTGCCGCGCTTCATTAAAGATTCCTTGAAGCAAATCTTGGAGGAGTACGACTCCAGACAGATCTTCTACTTCCTGTGTCTTAATCTGGTATGTGCAATGCACTGGTATTGCTTCATGGGCCTTTAGATATTTTTGGTCTACTGCGttataataaaatacaaattaacAAACTTttcataaaacattttaaattaagCTTCCCAGAATTGGAACAAAACTGAAaagtttaattattttattgtcttatttatttatttatttatttattttaacacgCAAAAGGATAATGTCGATTTAAAATGGGAAATTGTAGTTTTGTTAAGAAAATCTGGTGTTTCATTTAAAGGCTCAAGATCAACTGTCACTGTTTTCACCGTTAGTCCATGTTAATTTCACCTCACAGCCTCTGCTGTCAAACGCCGTTTATGTGTTCCAGGCTTTCACCTTTGTTGAGCTCTTTTATGGTGTTTGGACTAACAGCCTGGGGCTGATCTCGGATGGCTTCCACATGTTGTTTGACTGCTCAGCTTTAGTCCTCGGGTTGTTTGCCGCCCTGATGACCCGATGGAAAGCCACCAGGATCTTCTCCTATGggtaaaattgaggaggaaTGTGAAGACGCTTCACCAGGAGATATTGTAACGATAAACTTATAAACTCGGTTGTGTGATTACAATAAATATCTGGTGCTCTTCCCAGGTATGCCCGTGTTGAAATTCTTTCTGGGTTCATCAATGGATTGTTCCTGATGGTCATCGCTTTCTTTGTCTTCGTGGAGTCAGTCACCCGTTTAGTAGACCCACCCAACATAGATACGGACATGCTGACTGTGGGTGAAGTTCTTTTTTCTATTTCCTGTAAAAGCTTTTTCCTCATATATTTGTATATCCATGTCTTATTAACAATGTACGCACAAATCTGCACCAAAGCATCTTCACTTTCAAGTAGGTTTTTTTTCCGGCCATTAATAGCTGCCAGAATGCTTTTGTACAAATGTGTGAGTGTGCAGGGGAGTTGTCCAGTTTCTCCACTGTGTAAACATAAACCATGTCAAGAACATCAGGCCTGCCTAGACGCGGAGTCtgcaaatgtcaaacaaaatgTTAGTGTTACAGAGAAATGGGCATGCCATCCTAGAGGCTAATAGCTTGGCCTTTTATGGACATCGTTTTTGTAACATCACCTTCATTTGCCAAATGAATGTGAATTTAGTCATCTCTTCTTGGAGACAGCTCAATTTGAGGTGTTCCTATGTTTATTCTCATTCAATTCAACAGCCAATCAACATTCAgtctaaatgtttgtttttttatcaatGACTGCAAAATAATTTAACGATTTAGGAACAGCATTGTTGTTGGTGCGTAACGATATTGGTATAATGATCAGCTTATCTTCCCTCTACTTGGTGTCTCCTATAGCCGGTGTCTGTTGGCGGCTTATTGGTCAACCTGGTAGGAATTTGCGCTTTCAGCCATGCTCATTCCCACGGTGGCAAAAGTTGCTCGGGGCATGATCACGGCCATTCACACCACGGCCACTCCCATGGTGACCACAGCCACGGAGGTCATGGCCACTCTCATGGCGGCCACGGACACGGAGGACACGGGCATTCCCACAGCTCAGGTGGCGGAGGCATGAATGCCAACATGAGAGGTGTGCTTGCTCGGCCGTCTTCATATTTTGGAAGGCCAGATGTAAACCCTCTGTCTTGTTTCACAGGTGTTTTCCTTCACGTCCTAGCTGATACGTTGGGCAGCGTTGGCGTAATCATTTCCACCATCCTCATTCGCCAGTTTGGCTGGTTGATCGCCGATCCCATTTGCTCTCTCTTCATCGCTACACTCATCTTCCTCAGTGTCATCCCTCTGCTTAAGGATTCTTGCGAGGTACTTCTGCTGAGAATTCCCCCAGAGCATGAGAAGGAACTGAACAATGCTCTGCACAAGGTGAGAAGACCATCACGGGAATCTAGTGAAACCTTGTCTAATGTGATTTTCCACAACCACCTACCAAGTAAAGAGGACCACCTAAAaacgttatttatttatttatttatttttttacttccttTTTTAGGTGTTTAAATTTATTCAAACACCTAAACCAATTAAAACACACTTTAAAGTATTTATTAGCTTCGGTTCTCGCTCATTCTTTTGCGCAATTCTTCAAACAGGAGGCCTAGTGTGCATGTTTCAACCTCTTTTACTCCCATTTGAAATTCACCATAAAACTGTTACAGAATTAAAGAAAATTaaacatcctatttttgagcaccACTATATTCAGCCAAATCTTATAACCAAGTGTGTTAATACTAACCTATAATGTTAAATGGCAACTAAATTTGCAAACTGTTATACATGTATGTAAAAAAGGAATTTGAATATCTGCCGTATAAAAAGAGTATGAACTGTTAACTACGATATAGCATGGGTTCTCTCTATAGTAGTAATATTATGAATCAATGTCTCAGCCTTTTGGGGAAGAATCTCTTGACAGTGTTGCGGCTACAGCTTTAGACAACGTTGAGTATTGTCTACTATGTCTGAAGTCACGGACAGATGAAGTTGTGTGCTTCCGCCAGCTGATCCTCTTTACTTTCTTGGTTCTGTTTCCAGATTGAGAAGATTGAAGGGGTCTTGTCATACAGAGACCCTCATTTCTGGAGACATTCAGCCAACATGATTGCAGGGACCATCCACCTCCAGATAATGTCCGATGTGGTGGAGCAGCGCATTATACAGCAGGTCAATGCcaaatgcaactttttttttgttgatttttatgTGTCCCAACAACCCAACTATTTGTTGATTGGAGAGTAATTATGAAGTTAGGAATTACAATGACagattgctgtaattggtctgaTTGTGTTCTGTCTTGCAGGTGACAGCCATTTTGAAAGATGCAGGAGTGAATAATCTGTCAGTGCAG from the Syngnathus scovelli strain Florida chromosome 13, RoL_Ssco_1.2, whole genome shotgun sequence genome contains:
- the slc30a5 gene encoding proton-coupled zinc antiporter SLC30A5 isoform X1, coding for MDEKYSNNVLSGGQLGMVEVPNSRLTRYIVLLIISKILKALGIFESYDILKVVHIVQFIFTLKLGSAVILLVFQKPLSSGKVISKRQWIKLVKHSVFSCIISLLGFFGLTLCGPLRTLLLFEHSDVVVIALLGVFFTNSGGGPSKTRGAALFIIAVICLLLFDNDDLMAKMAEHPEGHHDSALTHFLYTTIAFLGVADHKGGVVLLVVSLGLKVGFHTASRKLSVEVGGAKRLYALDNLVSAVVLLPWVIVLSATTESKVESWSALILPFAMIIFSVMILEFYVEAICNAKMEVQRCARYGAIALFSSALLLANFWTHPLTDQLRSMSKPPQQGSTEHVLSGGVLVSAIFFIMSSSILSSPSKKGQKGTLVGYSPEGTPLYNFMGDALQHTSQSLPRFIKDSLKQILEEYDSRQIFYFLCLNLAFTFVELFYGVWTNSLGLISDGFHMLFDCSALVLGLFAALMTRWKATRIFSYGYARVEILSGFINGLFLMVIAFFVFVESVTRLVDPPNIDTDMLTPVSVGGLLVNLVGICAFSHAHSHGGKSCSGHDHGHSHHGHSHGDHSHGGHGHSHGGHGHGGHGHSHSSGGGGMNANMRGVLARPSSYFGRPDVNPLSCFTGVFLHVLADTLGSVGVIISTILIRQFGWLIADPICSLFIATLIFLSVIPLLKDSCEVLLLRIPPEHEKELNNALHKIEKIEGVLSYRDPHFWRHSANMIAGTIHLQIMSDVVEQRIIQQVTAILKDAGVNNLSVQVEKDAYFQHMSGLSTGFQDILAMTQQMESMKHLNDGTCIM